The genomic region GCACGAGCCCGATGACGAATTGGCCGAGGATCGAGCCGATCGTGAAGAGGAACGTGTTGAGGAGCGCCGTCGAGAAGATCCCCGACGAGAGCACCGATGCGTAGTTCGCGAACCCGACCCACGGCGCCTCGCCCGTGTAGAAGGTGGTCGTCGTGTACTCCTGGAAGCTCATGACGATGTTCTTCACGACGGGATAGCCGAAGAAGAGCACGAGGTACACGACCGCCGGCACCAGGAACATCGCCTGGAAGAAGCGCTCCCACCGGAAGCGGGGACGGCGACGCACGGGGCCCCGCGCGGCGGCGGCGTCCCCGGCGCCCCGGGCCCGCCCGGCCGCCTGCGCGGTCGGGCGGGCGGGGACGGCGGTCGTCGCCATCAGCCCTGCTCGGCGTTCTTCAGCGCGTCCTCCGGGGAGGACTGACCGGTCAGCGCCGACTGGACGGCCGTGTAGATCTTCGTGGCGGCCTTCGGCCAGTCGGCGCCGAGCTCGCCGGTGCGGGCGCGGGCGTCGGCGACGAGGTCGACGAACACCTGCTCCTCGGGCACCTGCTGGCCGAACTCGGTGGCGACGGCGGTCTTCGACGGGATCGTGAAGCGCTTGCTGGCCATCTCGAGCTGGTTCTCGTCGGAGTTGAGGCACTCGACGACCTTCGCGGCCGTGGCCTGCTTCTCCTTGTCGCCCGTCTGCGGCACGGTCCAGACCTCGCCGCCGAGCGGGGCGACGGCGGTGCCGCCGGCCTCGGGTGCGGGCAGCTTGGCGATGCCGTAGTCGACGCCCGACTCGGTGAGCGCGGGGATCTGCCACGGGCCGTTGATCATCATCGCCGTCTTGCCGGCCATGAACTGGTCGTTGACGTCGGACTGGGTCCAGTTGACGACGCTCTGCGACGCCGAGCCGTCCTTCACGAGGTCGGTCCAGAGCTGCAGCGCCTCCGCGGTCTCGGGGGTGGCGATGTCCTTCTCGTCGCCGCCGTTGGACCACATGAAGGGCAGGAACTGCCAGGTGCCCTCGTAGGTGGCGTTGGCGTCCATCGCGATGCCGTAGCGGTCGCCGTCCTTGAGCGCGGCGGCCGCGGTCTTCAGCTCGTCCCACGTCGTGGGCGGCTGGATCCCGGCGTCGGCCAGCATGGCCTTGTCGTAGAACAGCGCGATCGTGTTCACGGTCGGCGCGAGGCCGTACGTCTTGCCCTCGTAGGTGCCCGCGTCGACGACGCCCTTCGCGTAGCCGTCGGTGGAGATGCCGAAGTCCTCGAGCGGGGCGAGCGCGCCGGTCGCGGCGATCTGCTGCAGGTCGGGGTTGTCGAGCATGAGCACGTCGGGCAGCGTCTTCGACGACGCCTGCTGCAGCACCTTCTGGATGAGGCTCGAGCCCGGGATCGACGTGCGCTTGATGGTGATCCCGAGCGACTCGCCGCACTTCTGGAGGGTGTCGCCGATGACGGTGTCGTCGTTGCCCTCGTTGTAGTAGTCGGTGACGGTGATCGTCTTCGGATCCCCGCCGGACGAGGATCCGCCTCCCCCGCCGCCGGAGCAGCCGGCGAGCACGAGGGGGACGGTGGCCGCGAAGGCGGCGGCGCCGATGAGGCGGCGGCGGGCGGTGGATCGAGGGGACATCGCGTGGTCTCTTCCTTGAGGTGGCGGTCGGTCCGGGGCTCGACGACACCGTGATCCGCCAGCTCCGCACGCATCCGGGAGGCGTCGTCGCGCACCCGATGGCGGCGACGCTAACACCGGATCGGGGGTCGTGTAAAGCGGTTAACCAGAGCTCGGACCGGAGTGCCCGTAGACGGCGGGCACGGCATCGCGGATCATGGCGCCCACACCGAGCTCGAGGAGGAGCCGCATGCGCCGGATCACCGCAGGACTGTTCGCGTCCGTCGGCGGCGTCGTGGAGGCGCCGAACCTGTTCCAGTTCGACAGCTTCGACGCCGAGCTCGGCGCGGGGATGACCCGCCTCATGGAGACGGTGACGACGGCCGTCCTCGGCCGGCACGGCTACGAGGACTGGTCGTCGTACTGGCCCCAGGCGCCCGCCGACGACGCGTTCGGCGCCTTCATCAACCCGATCGAGAAGCTCGTCGCGTCGCGGACGCTCACCGGCGAGCTCGACTGGAACGCGACCCTCATCGAGGGCGACGTCGTGGAGGCCCTCGCGGACCTGAAGCGCACGGACGGCGGCGACATCGGCGTCTTCGCGAGCATCTCCCTCGCGCGCCAGCTGCTGTTCGCGGGGGTGCTCGACGAGCTGACCCTGATGATCCACCCGGTCGTCGCGGGTACCGGCCGCCGCCTGTTCGAGCCCGACGACCCGATGACGCGGCTGGAGCTGCGGCGCTCCGAGATCACGAGCGCGGGCAACGCCCTGCTCACCTACGCGCTGCGCGCCGGGGGGAGCTGACGATGGAGCTGGTCATCGTGCACGGCGCACTGGTGCGCGACGGCGCCTGGTGGTGGGGAGCGACGGCGGAGCTGCTGAGCGAGCGGACCGGGATCCGCAGCCGCGCGCTGGCGCTGCCGTCCTGCGGCGAGACGACCGCGGGCGAGATGGCGGGCGGCCTCGTGGCGGACGCGGCGGCGCTGCGGCGCGCGTCGTCAAGCCGACCGGCCAGGGATCCACCGTCGGCCTCTCCGTGGTGCGCGCCGCCGCGGAGCTGCCCGCCGCGCTGGAGCTCGCCGGCCGGCACGGCACGGTGATGGTCGAGCGGTTCGTGCGCGGCCGCGAGCTGACGGTCGGCGTGCTCGACGGCGAGGCGCGCGCGGTCGGCGAGATCGCCGTCCCCGCGGACGAGGCGTTCACCTACGCCGCGAAGTACCAGGCGGGCGCGATCGCCGAGACGTTCCCGGCCGACCTCCCCGACGACGTGGCGGACGAGGCGCGCGCGGCGGCGCTCGCGGCCCACCGGATCCTCCGGCTCGACGCCTACAGCCGCTCCGACTTCCAGCTCGACGACGCCGGCGTCCTCTGGATCATCGAGGCCAACAGCCTCCCCGGGCTCACCGCGACGAGCCTGCTGCCGCAGTCGGCGGCGGCCGTCGGCATCGGCTACGCCGAGCTGTGCGAGCGGATCGCGCGGGTCGCGCTGCGGGGGCGCGCGGGCTGACGGCGGACGCCGCGGGCGGGCCTCAGACGAGGGTCGCCAGCGGCCCGCCGGCCAGGTGCTCCCGGAGCCGCTCCACGAGCAGGGCCGCCTGCCTCCCGTCGACGTCCCGCGTGTTCCGTCCCACGTGTGGCGTGACGATGGCGTCGGGGAGCGAGCGGAGGGGGTGGTCCGCCGGGAGCGGATCCGGATCCACCACGTCGAGCGCGGCGGACAGGCGGCCCGACGCGACCTCCCGCACGAGGGCGTCCGTGTCGACGAGCCGTCCGCGTCCCACGTTCACGACGAGGGCGCCGTCGGGCAGCAGCGCCAGGAGCCGCGCGTCCACCAGCCCCGCCGTCTCGTCCGTGAGCGGCAGGGCGAGCACGAGGACGTCCGTGCCCGGCAGCAGGGACGGCAGCTCGGCGACCGCGTGGACCGGGCCCGCCTCCGTGGGACGGGCCGTGCGCGCGACGCGGACGAGCCGGACCCCGAAGGGCGCCAGGTGATCCGACACCGCCCGGCCGATGCCGCCGGCGCCGACCACCACGACGCGGCTCCCCCGGAGCCCCGGCGACACCAGGTCCTCCTCCCACGCGCCCGCGGCCAGCGCGTCGCGATGCCGGACCACGTCGCGCCGACAGGCGAGCGCCAGCGCCACGACGAGCTCCGCGACGCTCGCGTCGGCGACCCCCGCGGACGTGGCCACCCGAACGCCGGCGAGGTCGACGCGCCGCAGCCAGTCCGTGCCGCTGGTGAGCACCTGGAGCAGACGCAGGCGGGGCAGCCGCCCGAGGGCGTCCCACCCCGTCGCGTCGAGGGCATGCGGGAGCGGCGGGATGCACGCCTCGACCCGGTCGAGCACGTCCGGCGCGAGCGGCGTGCCGGCGGTCAGCCAGGCGACCTCCCTGCCGTGCTCCTCCGCCAGGGCCACGAGGTCCGCCTCTCCCGGCAGGACGCCGGGGCCGGCGAGCAGCAGGACAGGGGGGAGCGAGGGACGGGGCACGGGATCCTCCGGGTCGGGTCGGCCATCGGAGGGACCATGGTCGCGGGCCGGCGGGGGCTCGCGCGCGGATCCTCCACCGGAGCGCTCCGGGGCGGGGCGCGGACGCGTCCCGGAGCGCGTCCCGCCCAGCCCCGCCGGGATCAGCCCGCGTGCGGCGGGGCGACGGGAGGCAGCAGCCCCTGCTCGGCGGCGGCCGCGCGGGCGATCAGCAGGGTCGGGTCCTCGATGCCGCCCGCCGCGATGAGCGCGTCGAGCTCCGCGACCGGCATGCGCACGAGGCGCACCTGCTCGGACGGGTCGGAGTGGTCGGCCGTGCCCGCGGTGGTCGGCGTCGTGCAGGCGAACACGTGCACGAGCCAGGACGCCCGGCCGGGGTTCACGGCGTAGGTGCGCAGGGGGCGGATCTCCGGCGCGACGAGGCCGAGCTCCTCCTCGAGCTCACGGCGGGCGGCGTCGGCGGGGTGCTCGGAGGCGTCGCCCGCGCCGCCGGGGAGGTCGAGGATCCAGCGCCCGAGCGGGTGGCGGTACTGGCGTGAGAGCAGCACGTGGTCGCCGTCGATCACGAGGGTCGCGACCGCGAACGGCACGCTCTCGTCGACCTCGTAGCGCGACGCGGATCCGTCGGGCAGCAGCACGTCGTGCTCGACGAGGACGACGCGGCCGCGGTGGAGGTCGCGGCGTCCGGTCGTGCTCCAGACGAGCTCCGGGTCGGGCTGGGTCTCCGCGCTGCTCATCCCGCGAGCCTAGGTCGTGGCATCCCCCGCCGCCCCGAGCGCCCGCGACCACGCGACCTCGCGCGCCAGCTGCCCGCTCGCCCGGAACGCGACGACCTGACGGGCGTCGGGCAGCGCGGCGGCGAGCGCGTCGCGGTCGGCCTCCTGGAAGCCGAGGCCGCGCCAGAACGGACCGGACCTCCGCGAGAACAGCCACGCGCGCTCGGCGCCGGCATCCGCAGCGGCCGCGAGCGCGTGCCGGGCGAGCGTCGAACCGAGGCCCGCGGACCGGAGGGCGGGACCCACCGCGACGCTGCGGATCAGGGCGTGCCGCCCGTCCGCGCTGAGCTCGAAGCCGGTGCTGCCGCTGATGCGACCATCGGCGTCGCGCCGGAAGCAGAGCCATACACCCGGGTCGTCGAGCCCCGTGACCGTGAGGTCCGCCGCCGCGAGGAACGCGTGCAGCGTCGCGACGTCCGCGGCGGAGGCGACGGGCGCGAGGGCCATCACAGCGCCTGGCCCACCACGATCCCGAGCCCCGCCGCCGCGACGCACACCACGAGCATGCCGACGCCGTTCGCGAGCGCCGCGCCGATCCGGCCCGCCTGCGCGAGCCGCACCGTCTCGAGGCTGGCGGTGCTGAAGGTCGTGTAGCCGCCCATGAGCCCGCCGCCGAGGATCAGCAGGAGGTCGTGCGGGAGGCCGGCCTGCGCGGCGGCACCGGTGAGCAGGCCGAGGCCGAGGGATCCGGTGACGTTGATGACGGTCGTACCCCACGGGTACGCCGCGCCGAGGCGGCCGCGGATGGCGCCGTCGAGGAGCAGGCGGAGGGCGGATCCGACGCCGCCGGCCACGCAGATCAGCGCGAACACGAGCGGGCCGGTCACGACGCCGCCCCCGTCGCGCGGCCGGCCGCGGTGCGGCGGTGGATCGCGGCGCCCGCGGCGATCCCGGCGACCGACGCCGCGGCGCCGACCACGAGCGAGAGCGCGGCGTAGGCGAGCGCGACGCCGAGCGCGGATCCGGTCAGCGACGCCGCGTCGGTCGCGAGCGAGCTGTACGTGGTGAAGCCGCCGAGCACGCCCGTGCCCACCAGCAGGCGGATCGCGCGGCGCCGCCCCTCGTCGGGCCCGCGGCGGGCGAGCGACTCCAGCAGCGTGCCGAGCACGAAGGCGCCGACCACGTTGATCAGGAGGATCGTCACGGGGATGCCCCCGGCGGGCGCGGGCCAGATGAGCGCGAGCGCCTCGCGGATCCCCGTGCCCACGGCGCCGCCGAGCGCGACGAGGCCGAGGGACGACCAGCGGAGGTGGATCGGGCGGCCCGGGTCGTCGTCCACCTCCACGTCGCTGTCGAGGGGCGCGCCGTCGAGGGGCGCGTCGCCGCCGGGCTGTCGGTGGTCGGTCATGGGGTCTCCCATCTCGGATGGCATGGCTGGCCAAGAGACAGGGACTGTCGTCGACGAGGTCGTCGAGGTTCGGGTACGGCGAGCCCCACCGCCGTGCCTCCCGCGGGAGGCCCCTCCCGGAAGGAGGCCGGACCATTGAACCACGGCCCGCCCTGGTCGCGGCCGTGCGCCGCCGGTAGCGTCGCCGCATGAACGCACACGGCATCGTCGCCCCGCCCCCGCCGCCCGAGAGGCAGAGGGCCCGCGGGCCCGCCTCCTACTTCCCGAGCATCGAGACCGCGTACGGGCAGCCGGTCCAGCGCTGGATCGACCTCGCCGACGCCCGCCTCGACGTCGAGCCGCACATGCAGGTCGTCGCGTGGCTCAAGGCCGAGCACGGCCTCGGGCACGGGCACGCCAACGCGGTCGTCGCGTTCGTGAAGGCAGCGCGCTCCGCCTGAGCCCGGTCCGACCGGTCCGCCCGGCCCGCCCGGCCCGGCCCGCATCGCGCGCCCGTAGCCTGGGCGCATGCGCACCCGCCCGACCCTCGTCGTCACCGGGGTCGCGCTCCTCGCCGCGGTCGGCGCCACGCTCCTCGCGAGCGAGGGGATCCACCGGCTCGCCAGCACCCGCGGCCTCGGCCTCGGCCGCGCGCCGGGCCGCCCCGACGGCGCCGTGGGCCGCGAGGTCGTCGTCGTCCTCGGCTTCGGCAACGCCGGCCCGCGCGCCAACCGGATCAACCGCTACCGGGTGCGCGCGGCCCTGCGCTCGATGGACCCGCGAGCCGCGTCGACCGCGCTCGTGCTCTGCGGCGGATCCGTGATGGGCGACGAGCCCGAGGCCCGGATCCTCGCCCGCTTCGCCCGCGACGAGCTCGGCTACGCGGGCCCGGTCGTCCTCGAGGAGGCCAGCACGAGCACGCGCGAGAACGTCGCGAACGCGATCCCGCTCGTCGAGGACGCCGACACCATCCGCATCGTCTCCGATCCCGTGCACGCGGAGGAGGCCCGCGGCTACCTGCGCGCCGCGCGCCCCGACCTCGCCGACCGGCTCGCGCGCGCCGACGACTACCGCTTCGGCGAGATGACGTGGATGAAGCCGCTCGCCATCGTCGTCGCGCTGCTGCGGCGCGCGCGCTCCGCCTAGCCCGGGCCCGCTCCCCGACGCCGTCCGACGCACACCGCCCGCCCTACCGGATCCCGCGCCGGCGCGAGCCGACCATCCCGAGCCGGCCGCGTCTCCCCAGGCGGCCGCCGCTTCTCCTCGCGGGCGATTAGCGTCAGCCGCGATGAACTCCCTCCGCCCCCTCCTCGTGATGGACTACGCCTTCTCCTACCTCGGTGGGGCCCAGACGGCCGTCGTCCAGCAGGCGCTCGCGCTCGCGCGCGCGGGCCACGCGGTTACGGTCGCGGCACCCGACGCGACGTCCGTCCACGAGCTGCACGGCACGGGCGTCGCCCTGCACGACGTCGCCCCCACCTTCCCCGTCCCGCTGCTCGGCCTGCCGCTCATCCGCGCCGACGCCGCCGCCCGCCGCGACCTCGGCTCGCTGATGGACCGGGCCGGCACCGACCTCGTCCTCACGCACTCCGAGCACGGGTTGGCGGCCGCCGCACTGCGGCTCGGGCGCGAGCGGGGGATCCCGACGCTGCACACCGTGCACACCTTCTTCCTGCGCGGCCCGGCCTGGGGCGGGTTCCTCGCGCCCGCGGTCACGGCCGTCCACCGCGCGATGACCGGGCTGCCGGATCCGCGCGTGCGGCTGGCCCCGCGCCGCCTCGACAGCGCCCTCCGCGGCATGACCCTCGCCGTCTGCCGCGAGGCCGACGTCGTGCTCTCCCCCTCCGCGCACCAGGCCGTCGCCCTCCGGAGCGCGGGCCTCCCGGCCATCGAGGTGCTGTCGAACACGAGCTGCACGGCGCGCGGGGCGTCCGCCGAGCTCCCCGCGGGCGGCGCGCTGCGGCTCGTCTGGGCGGCGCGGTTCGCGCCCGAGAAGCGCCTCGACGTGATGCTCGAGGCGATGGCGCTGGTCGCCGCGAGGAGCGGGCCGGACGCCGTCCACCTCGACCTCGCGGGTGGCCGGCCGCGCGCCGCCGTCCCGCCCGGCGTCACGGTGCACGGCCGCGTGTCGACCGCCACCGTCACCGCGCTCCTCCGCGGGGCGCACGCGGCCGTGATCACGTCGCTGGGCTTCGACAACCAGCCGATGATCGCCATGGAGGCCTTCGCGGAGGGGCGCCCCGCGCTCGTCAGCGACCCCGTCCTCGCGGCGGAGTTCGGCGGGGCCGCGATGCTGGCGGACGGCACGGACGCGCAGGGGCTGGCCACGGCGATCCTCCGGCTGGCCGCCGACCGACCCCTCCTCGACGGGCCCGCCCGCGCGGCCCGCGAGCTCGCCGCCGCGGTCTCCCCCGCCGCGCACGCCCGGGGCGTCGAGGAGGCGTGCCGTCGGGTGGGCGGCGCTCGACGCGGATCGGCCCCCGGGTGACCGGCCCGACCCCGCGCCCGGGGCCTCCGGCGGCGGAGGGGGCGAGATCGTGGGAACCTCATCCGTGCGCATCCTCTTCTCCGTCGTCCGCATCGCCACCGCGATCGCCGCCGTCATCGGCGTCATCGCCCAGTACCACGTCAACCACGCCTACTGGCAGGACCTCGGCGTCACCGGCGTCGCCGGCAAGTCGCTCGACTTCGCCCTGTTCTTCACCGTCGACGCGAACGTGCTCGGCGCGGTCGTGCTGGTCGTCGGCGGCGTGCGGCTCGCGCGGGGCCGCGTGGCGGATCCGGGGGTCGGCTGGGTCACGCTGCGGCTCGCGTCCACCGTCTACCTCGTCATCACGGGCATCGTCTGGAACCTGCTGCTGCGCGGCCAGCCCCAGCCGGAGCCGCTGAAGCTCGACTGGGCCGACCAGATCGTGCACGTCGCCGTGCCGCTGATCGTGCTGCTCGACTGGATCCTCGCGCCCGACCGCCGTCCGCTCCGCGCGGGCGCCATCGGCCGCGTCATCGCGTTCCCCCTCGCGTGGATCGCCGTCACGCTCCTCCGCGGCCCGTTCACGGGCGACGAGGTCTTCCAGACCGCCGCCTACTACCCGTACGGGTTCCTGAACCCGGACTCGTCGCCCGGCGGGTACGGCACGGTCGCCGCGTACGTGGTCGGCCTCACGATCGCCGTCTGCGCGATCACGGGCGCGCTCATCCTCGTCTCGCGGTTCCGCGCCCCGACCGACCCGCACCGCCGCGCGACGCCCGCTATACGCTGAGCACGCGCCCGGCCGATCGCCCACACGGCGCCGCCCGAACCCGAGGAGCCGCCATCCCGACCATGCGAGAGGTCGCCGCGCGCGCGGGGGTCTCGATCGCCACGGTCTCCTTCGTCGTCAACGGCACGAAGGCCGTCTCCGAGCCCACGCGGCGGGCCGTCACCGAGGCGATGCGGGAGCTCGGCTACCGCAACAACGTCGTGGCCCGCGCGCTCGCCAGCAAGCGCACCCGGATCGTGGCGCTGCTGTTCCCCGCCGACGTGCAGCGCCTCAGCCGCATCGCCCTCGAGATCTTCATGAGCGCCGCCACGCGCGCGTCCGAGCTCGGGTACCACCTCGTGCTCTGGCCCACCGGCACGTCACCGGACGACGTGTCCGACCTGGTGAGCGGCCGTCTGGTCGACGGCGTCATCGTGATGGAGGTGCGCATGGACGACTCGCGCATCCGCGAGCTCGCGGCGCTCGACGTGCCGTTCGTCTCCATCGGGCGCACAGCGGACACGCACGACCTGCCGTTCGTCGACATGGACTTCGAGCGCACCGTCGCCGACGGGATCGACCACCTGCAGGGCCTCGGGCACCGCCGGTTCGGGCTCATGGTGGAGGACCTGGAAGGCGGGCCGCTGCGCGGGTACGGGCCGACGACGCGCACCGAGCGGGCGTTCCTGCAGGAGACGGCGGCGCGCGGGCTCGGCGGCCAGGTCGCCCGGTGCGCGCCGACGCCCGTGGGCGGACGCGCGGCGGCGGGCGAGCTGCTGGCGGCGGATCCGGGGATCACGGCCGTCATGCTCCTCAACGACCAGGCGGCGCGCGGCCTCATCTCGGGGTTCGACGCGGCGGGGCGGCACGTGCCGGAGGACGTGTCGATCCTGTCGCTCGCGTCCTCGACCGAGGTGGGCGCGCTGGTCGAGCCCGCCCTGAGCACCATGGACGCGCCGGGCCCCGAGCTCGGCCGGCTCGCCGTCGAGATGCTGCTCGCGCGGCTCGACGGCACGGCCACGGAGCTGCCGCACGCGCTCCTGCCGTGCCTGCTGCACGTGGCGGCGTCGACCGGGCCGGCGCCGGTCGCCCGCTGAGCCGCGGGCGACCGGCACCGGGAGCGATCAGGCCGCGGCGCCCGCCCGGTGCACGCGCGCCGCGGCGATCAGCGCGTCGAGCAGCACGAAGCCGACCAGGGGGATCCCGACGAGCGGCAGGAACAGCCCGACGCCGACGCCGACCGCGACGACCGCCGCGATCCCCCACCACGGCGCCCGCACGAGCGCGCCCGCCGGAGCCGGGCGGCCCGGTCGCGCGACGCCCGGCCGGCGCTTCCACCACATCAGGTA from Clavibacter michiganensis subsp. insidiosus harbors:
- a CDS encoding sugar ABC transporter substrate-binding protein; its protein translation is MSPRSTARRRLIGAAAFAATVPLVLAGCSGGGGGGSSSGGDPKTITVTDYYNEGNDDTVIGDTLQKCGESLGITIKRTSIPGSSLIQKVLQQASSKTLPDVLMLDNPDLQQIAATGALAPLEDFGISTDGYAKGVVDAGTYEGKTYGLAPTVNTIALFYDKAMLADAGIQPPTTWDELKTAAAALKDGDRYGIAMDANATYEGTWQFLPFMWSNGGDEKDIATPETAEALQLWTDLVKDGSASQSVVNWTQSDVNDQFMAGKTAMMINGPWQIPALTESGVDYGIAKLPAPEAGGTAVAPLGGEVWTVPQTGDKEKQATAAKVVECLNSDENQLEMASKRFTIPSKTAVATEFGQQVPEEQVFVDLVADARARTGELGADWPKAATKIYTAVQSALTGQSSPEDALKNAEQG
- a CDS encoding NUDIX hydrolase; the protein is MSSAETQPDPELVWSTTGRRDLHRGRVVLVEHDVLLPDGSASRYEVDESVPFAVATLVIDGDHVLLSRQYRHPLGRWILDLPGGAGDASEHPADAARRELEEELGLVAPEIRPLRTYAVNPGRASWLVHVFACTTPTTAGTADHSDPSEQVRLVRMPVAELDALIAAGGIEDPTLLIARAAAAEQGLLPPVAPPHAG
- a CDS encoding Pr6Pr family membrane protein translates to MGTSSVRILFSVVRIATAIAAVIGVIAQYHVNHAYWQDLGVTGVAGKSLDFALFFTVDANVLGAVVLVVGGVRLARGRVADPGVGWVTLRLASTVYLVITGIVWNLLLRGQPQPEPLKLDWADQIVHVAVPLIVLLDWILAPDRRPLRAGAIGRVIAFPLAWIAVTLLRGPFTGDEVFQTAAYYPYGFLNPDSSPGGYGTVAAYVVGLTIAVCAITGALILVSRFRAPTDPHRRATPAIR
- a CDS encoding NAD(P)-dependent oxidoreductase, translated to MPRPSLPPVLLLAGPGVLPGEADLVALAEEHGREVAWLTAGTPLAPDVLDRVEACIPPLPHALDATGWDALGRLPRLRLLQVLTSGTDWLRRVDLAGVRVATSAGVADASVAELVVALALACRRDVVRHRDALAAGAWEEDLVSPGLRGSRVVVVGAGGIGRAVSDHLAPFGVRLVRVARTARPTEAGPVHAVAELPSLLPGTDVLVLALPLTDETAGLVDARLLALLPDGALVVNVGRGRLVDTDALVREVASGRLSAALDVVDPDPLPADHPLRSLPDAIVTPHVGRNTRDVDGRQAALLVERLREHLAGGPLATLV
- a CDS encoding fluoride efflux transporter FluC, giving the protein MTDHRQPGGDAPLDGAPLDSDVEVDDDPGRPIHLRWSSLGLVALGGAVGTGIREALALIWPAPAGGIPVTILLINVVGAFVLGTLLESLARRGPDEGRRRAIRLLVGTGVLGGFTTYSSLATDAASLTGSALGVALAYAALSLVVGAAASVAGIAAGAAIHRRTAAGRATGAAS
- a CDS encoding YdcF family protein, which gives rise to MRTRPTLVVTGVALLAAVGATLLASEGIHRLASTRGLGLGRAPGRPDGAVGREVVVVLGFGNAGPRANRINRYRVRAALRSMDPRAASTALVLCGGSVMGDEPEARILARFARDELGYAGPVVLEEASTSTRENVANAIPLVEDADTIRIVSDPVHAEEARGYLRAARPDLADRLARADDYRFGEMTWMKPLAIVVALLRRARSA
- a CDS encoding fluoride efflux transporter FluC, yielding MTGPLVFALICVAGGVGSALRLLLDGAIRGRLGAAYPWGTTVINVTGSLGLGLLTGAAAQAGLPHDLLLILGGGLMGGYTTFSTASLETVRLAQAGRIGAALANGVGMLVVCVAAAGLGIVVGQAL
- a CDS encoding glycosyltransferase family 4 protein, giving the protein MNSLRPLLVMDYAFSYLGGAQTAVVQQALALARAGHAVTVAAPDATSVHELHGTGVALHDVAPTFPVPLLGLPLIRADAAARRDLGSLMDRAGTDLVLTHSEHGLAAAALRLGRERGIPTLHTVHTFFLRGPAWGGFLAPAVTAVHRAMTGLPDPRVRLAPRRLDSALRGMTLAVCREADVVLSPSAHQAVALRSAGLPAIEVLSNTSCTARGASAELPAGGALRLVWAARFAPEKRLDVMLEAMALVAARSGPDAVHLDLAGGRPRAAVPPGVTVHGRVSTATVTALLRGAHAAVITSLGFDNQPMIAMEAFAEGRPALVSDPVLAAEFGGAAMLADGTDAQGLATAILRLAADRPLLDGPARAARELAAAVSPAAHARGVEEACRRVGGARRGSAPG
- a CDS encoding LacI family DNA-binding transcriptional regulator; translation: MREVAARAGVSIATVSFVVNGTKAVSEPTRRAVTEAMRELGYRNNVVARALASKRTRIVALLFPADVQRLSRIALEIFMSAATRASELGYHLVLWPTGTSPDDVSDLVSGRLVDGVIVMEVRMDDSRIRELAALDVPFVSIGRTADTHDLPFVDMDFERTVADGIDHLQGLGHRRFGLMVEDLEGGPLRGYGPTTRTERAFLQETAARGLGGQVARCAPTPVGGRAAAGELLAADPGITAVMLLNDQAARGLISGFDAAGRHVPEDVSILSLASSTEVGALVEPALSTMDAPGPELGRLAVEMLLARLDGTATELPHALLPCLLHVAASTGPAPVAR
- a CDS encoding dihydrofolate reductase family protein; this translates as MRRITAGLFASVGGVVEAPNLFQFDSFDAELGAGMTRLMETVTTAVLGRHGYEDWSSYWPQAPADDAFGAFINPIEKLVASRTLTGELDWNATLIEGDVVEALADLKRTDGGDIGVFASISLARQLLFAGVLDELTLMIHPVVAGTGRRLFEPDDPMTRLELRRSEITSAGNALLTYALRAGGS
- a CDS encoding DUF4287 domain-containing protein encodes the protein MNAHGIVAPPPPPERQRARGPASYFPSIETAYGQPVQRWIDLADARLDVEPHMQVVAWLKAEHGLGHGHANAVVAFVKAARSA
- a CDS encoding GNAT family N-acetyltransferase; translated protein: MMALAPVASAADVATLHAFLAAADLTVTGLDDPGVWLCFRRDADGRISGSTGFELSADGRHALIRSVAVGPALRSAGLGSTLARHALAAAADAGAERAWLFSRRSGPFWRGLGFQEADRDALAAALPDARQVVAFRASGQLAREVAWSRALGAAGDATT